A portion of the Malania oleifera isolate guangnan ecotype guangnan chromosome 3, ASM2987363v1, whole genome shotgun sequence genome contains these proteins:
- the LOC131151048 gene encoding adenine nucleotide transporter BT1, chloroplastic/mitochondrial-like — protein MGSKGLQVFDERKDGFFSVGVLGFQWSPQGECFHPGGLFASVGQVGMGFGVSPNSPNSRDNNSGVKLPYTDLYVKYVSSPEGLRIVGIPEATDEATVRKKKGGLKLKVKIGNPSLRRLISGAIAGAVSRTAVAPLETIRTHLMVGSSGHSTTEVFNNVMKTDGWKGLFRGNLVNVIRVAPSKAIELFAYDTVNKHLSPKPGEQPKLTIPPSLIAGACAGVSSTLCTYPLELLKTRLTIQGDVYSGLLDAFIKILQEGGPAELYRGLTPSLIGVIPYAATNYCAYDTLRKAYRKIFKQEKIGNFETLLIGSAAGAISSSATFPLEVARKHMQVGAVSGRQVYKNVLHALSSILEQEGIQGLYKGLGPSCMKLVPAAGISFMCYEACKRILVENEDEA, from the exons ATGGGTAGCAAAGGACTACAGGTGTTTGATGAAAGGAAGGATGGGTTCTTCTCCGTCGGTGTATTGGGGTTTCAATGGAGTCCGCAAGGTGAGTGCTTCCATCCCGGAGGCTTATTCGCCAGCGTCGGTCAGGTGGGTATGGGGTTTGGCGTGTCGCCGAATTCCCCAAATTCCCGAGACAACAACAGTGGGGTGAAGCTTCCCTACACCGATTTGTATGTGAAATATGTTTCATCGCCGGAAGGGCTTCGAATTGTCGGAATTCCGGAGGCGACTGACGAAGCAACTGTGAGGAAGAAGAAGGGTGGGCTTAAATTGAAGGTGAAGATTGGGAATCCTTCCTTGAGGAGGTTGATAAGTGGTGCTATTGCCGGGGCGGTGTCACGAACTGCTGTTGCGCCACTGGAGACGATAAGAACACATTTGATGGTTGGGAGTAGTGGGCATTCTACGACTGAAGTGTTCAATAATGTTATGAAGACTGACGGATGGAAAGGATTGTTTAGGGGTAATTTGGTTAATGTGATTCGGGTTGCACCAAGCAAGGCTATAGAG TTATTTGCTTATGACACAGTCAATAAGCACCTGTCGCCCAAACCTGGTGAGCAGCCCAAGCTCACTATCCCTCCGTCCCTGATTGCAGGGGCTTGTGCTGGTGTTAGCTCAACTTTATGCACATATCCTCTTGAGTTACTGAAGACTAGATTAACTATCCAG GGGGATGTTTACAGCGGCCTGCTTGATGCATTCATAAAAATATTGCAAGAGGGGGGACCCGCTGAACTTTACAGAGGCCTCACCCCGAGTCTAATTGGGGTTATTCCATATGCTGCTACCAATTACTGTGCTTATGATACGCTGCGTAAAGCCTATCGGAAGATTTTCAAGCAGGAGAAAATTGGCAACTTTGAAACCCTGTTAATTGGATCGGCTGCTGGTGCTATATCAAGCAGTGCAACGTTCCCACTCGAGGTGGCACGCAAGCACATGCAAGTAGGGGCTGTCAGTGGAAGACAGGTATACAAGAATGTGCTTCATGCTCTCTCCAGCATACTGGAGCAGGAGGGGATCCAGGGTTTATATAAAGGGTTGGGGCCTAGCTGCATGAAGTTGGTACCTGCTGCTGGGATTTCATTCATGTGCTACGAAGCCTGCAAGAGGATACTGGTGGAGAACGAGGATGAAGCATAG
- the LOC131152383 gene encoding uncharacterized protein LOC131152383 → MPRLFRFGKKEMSILPLWVQLRNLPLEFWNPTALGKICSEIGGPQYMDKLTTNKERITYARIMVEVDVAKEVQKCVTVWLPNGESFEQEVVYENLARYCKSCRMVGHSEGFCKPKATNTAKNAKEWRAKSQNTSVNTVIVTNLEPLIEYPSTEENEVGLTSEDGGNQEGGKGDENSNDRGRNEMLNFEARREDLEAADTEINLVHLNALQNTKEVDLQMDHAEKEMVCALPCAPLNLKDRKISDSGRDKNKNVAVSNTENKGGGKGEVSNKDVEKYSSESQYSVQGQE, encoded by the coding sequence ATGCCTAGGCTATTTAGGTTTGGCAAGAAGGAAATGAGCATTTTGCCACTTTGGGTGCAATTACGGAACCTACCTCTTGAATTCTGGAATCCTACTGCTCTTGGTAAGATCTGTTCTGAAATTGGTGGGCCACAATATATGGACAAGCTTACCACAAACAAGGAAAGGATAACATATGCTAGGATTATGGTAGAAGTTGATGTGGCAAAAGAGGTTCAGAAATGTGTCACTGTTTGGCTTCCAAATGGTGAATCTTTCGAACAAGAAGTGGTTTATGAGAACTTAGCAAGATACTGTAAAAGCTGTAGGATGGTGGGGCATTCAGAGGGGTTTTGTAAACCAAAGGCAACAAATACAGCTAAGAATGCTAAGGAATGGAGAGCTAAATCCCAGAACACCTCTGTGAATACAGTTATTGTAACGAATCTAGAACCTTTGATAGAATATCCAAGCACTGAAGAGAATGAAGTGGGCTTGACATCTGAAGATGGTGGAAACCAAGAAGGAGGAAAGGGTGATGAAAATTCAAATGACAGAGGTAGAAATGAGATGCTGAACTTTGAAGCACGGAGAGAGGATTTGGAAGCTGCTGACACTGAAATAAATCTGGTGCATCTGAATGCTTTACAGAATACCAAGGAAGTGGATTTGCAAATGGATCATGCAGAGAAGGAGATGGTATGTGCTCTGCCTTGTGCTCCTCTTAATTTAAAAGACAGAAAAATTTCAGATTCTGGtagggataaaaataaaaatgttgctGTATCTAACACTGAAAATAAGGGAGGAGGTAAGGGAGAGGTAAGTAACAAGGATGTGGAAAAGTATAGCTCAGAATCCCAATATTCAGTGCAGGGGCAGGAATGA